In Ardenticatenales bacterium, a single genomic region encodes these proteins:
- a CDS encoding amino acid adenylation domain-containing protein, translating into MNSSPDTLPSDLVSLLQQRAGQNPHKRIYTYLLDGESEEAHLTYVQLEEQARTIAALLQSRNVSGERALLLYPPGLAYIAAFMGCLFANVVAVPAYPPDPTRLNRTLPRLQAIAADSQAKIVLTTRPVLQMASFLFGYAPDLKALDWLATDTADKALMTAWQQPSINQDSLAFLQYTSGSTAAAKGTMLTHGNLCYNLAQIHQRFGHSENSQGVIWLPPYHDMGLIGGILQPLYGDFPVVLMSPIDFLKRPFRWLQAVSRYQATTSGGPNFAYELCVRKITPEQRATLDLSHWDVAFNGAEAVRHDTMRRFAEAFALAGFRYQAFYPCYGLAEATLIATGGVKEAPPITQAVNIQALAQDEVVQEDIDHPVAQTFVSCGRSLTGQQLVVVNPQTCQPCPDAKVGEIWLSGPGVAAGYWNQPEETARSFHAFLADGTGPFLRTGDLGFLQTGELFITGRLKDLIIVRGQNYYPDDIEQTITQSHPALRPGCGAAFSVQMQGEERLIHVQEVSTSIGQSRRNGNDESANDADLQDIFRAMRQAVARVYQLQLYGVVLIKPHSIPKTSSGKIQRQATRAAFLAGELDKVGESFSREISTTIDLEEGADLLPAEWPQTDDASDRRPLIEHFLQQRIAQTLQINPTQIDIRRPLNELGLDSLSAITLEHEIETVFKVALPETTLLQGTSISELAGRIATGTEPATLAASVRTPTDLFPENGYPLTYGQKGIWFLHQLSPESAAYHIVCAARILSVLDMPAFHRAFYLLAQRHPALRTTFLTLAGEPVQQVQARMELDFQVEDASAWNEADLQQALMAASQRPFDLQQAPLWRVHLFQRAERETILLFVIHHIVADFWSLAVLIHELGELYAAEQGNMPMPPPPDRLQYTDYARWQNERLNGSEGLRLWAYWQQQLQGALPLLNMPGDYRRPAIQTFRGRVKTIRLNQELSRKITTLGRSQGATLYMTLLAAYLVLLHRYTGQDEVIVGSAVAGRNRAAFTKLVGYFTNSIAIRSKLAGNPPFLAFLEQVRQTVLAAFAHQEYPLQLLVERLRLDRDTSRSPLFQTMFFLQKSPLPEMPRLAAFALGEAGAPLNLNGLLLETVALEKHTSQFDLALSAADLPGGLRIACEYNSDLFTAEYIDNLLRHYQVLLESIVNQPVQRILLLPMLPAEESQRLLQTWNNTRTNHAPPYCVPRLFLQQAAQTPAATAIVFADQHLTYAALSRRAHRVARYLRNQGVGPETVVGIYLERSVEMITGLLGILLAGGAYLPLDPTHPPQRLNFVLQDAQAAWLLTQPSLKGNLPAYQGKVILIDEIGDNEDTAADGDLSQSISEDNLAYVIYTSGSTGQPKGVQVTHRALTNFLQSMRVRPGLQPDDVLLSVTSLSFDIAGMELFLPLIVGATCVLAQADEVVDGSRLAAAIHRRGATVMQATPATWQLLLEARWSGSKQLKILCGGEALSRDLANRLAGSGSALWNMYGPTETTIWSTTDTVEIGEGPVFIGSPIDNTQIYLLDNQLNLTPVGVPGNLYIGGAGLARGYIRRPSLTAEQFIPNPFSQTPGERLYHTGDIARYRTDGSIEFLGRIDHQVKVRGYRIELAEIEAALHHEPTVRDAVVVAHDDGTGSKRLVAYVILAADKDKAHVAELQRKLQWELPGYMIPSVFVPVAAFPLTPNGKVDRRALSAPDHRHSATTQTYVTPAPGWEQQIAAIWQQVLQVERVGAYDNFFDLGGHSLLMAKIKTLLQDELPVPDLAMVELFQYPTVHGLAQYLSQKQEPPAASLASQERVRIRQERQNMMQWQRQRRQNSRRKTNET; encoded by the coding sequence ATGAATAGCAGCCCTGACACGCTCCCCTCTGATCTCGTCTCGTTGCTACAGCAGCGCGCCGGGCAAAATCCTCATAAGCGGATTTATACCTACCTGCTAGATGGCGAGTCTGAAGAAGCGCATTTAACTTATGTCCAGTTAGAAGAACAGGCGCGCACTATTGCTGCATTGTTGCAGTCGCGTAATGTCAGCGGAGAGCGGGCTTTGCTTCTCTATCCGCCTGGGCTGGCTTATATCGCTGCGTTCATGGGCTGTCTGTTTGCTAATGTGGTGGCTGTGCCGGCATATCCGCCCGATCCTACCAGATTAAACCGCACCTTGCCCCGTCTCCAGGCTATTGCCGCCGATTCTCAGGCAAAAATCGTGCTGACAACCAGACCTGTCTTGCAGATGGCCTCATTCCTGTTTGGATATGCCCCAGACCTGAAAGCACTAGATTGGCTGGCCACGGACACAGCAGACAAAGCGCTGATGACAGCCTGGCAGCAGCCATCCATCAATCAAGATTCATTAGCTTTCCTGCAATACACTTCCGGATCCACCGCGGCGGCAAAGGGCACCATGCTTACCCACGGCAATCTGTGTTACAACCTGGCGCAGATACATCAGCGTTTTGGACATTCCGAAAATAGCCAGGGGGTCATCTGGCTGCCACCATATCACGATATGGGACTGATTGGCGGGATTTTGCAGCCGCTCTATGGGGATTTTCCGGTTGTATTGATGTCGCCCATTGATTTCCTAAAACGTCCGTTCCGCTGGCTGCAAGCGGTATCCCGCTATCAAGCCACAACCAGCGGCGGCCCCAACTTCGCCTATGAGTTGTGCGTCCGAAAAATCACCCCGGAACAACGCGCCACCCTGGATCTGAGCCATTGGGATGTCGCTTTCAATGGCGCGGAAGCTGTCCGGCATGATACGATGCGCCGCTTTGCCGAGGCATTCGCCCTGGCAGGCTTCCGCTACCAGGCCTTTTACCCCTGCTATGGTCTGGCGGAAGCGACCTTGATCGCCACTGGCGGCGTCAAGGAAGCTCCCCCTATTACGCAGGCTGTCAATATCCAGGCGCTGGCGCAAGATGAGGTAGTACAGGAGGATATTGACCATCCGGTGGCACAAACGTTTGTAAGCTGTGGTCGCTCCCTGACTGGACAACAACTTGTCGTTGTCAATCCCCAAACGTGCCAGCCGTGTCCAGACGCCAAGGTGGGCGAGATCTGGCTTTCAGGACCAGGTGTAGCTGCCGGTTACTGGAATCAGCCGGAAGAAACCGCGCGTTCTTTTCACGCCTTTCTGGCAGATGGCACAGGACCATTCCTACGCACAGGCGATCTGGGTTTCTTGCAAACAGGCGAGTTATTTATCACGGGACGGCTCAAGGATCTGATCATCGTCCGTGGTCAAAATTACTACCCAGATGATATTGAACAAACCATCACGCAAAGTCACCCGGCTTTGCGCCCCGGGTGTGGGGCTGCGTTTTCCGTGCAGATGCAGGGGGAAGAACGACTGATACACGTGCAGGAAGTGAGTACTTCAATCGGCCAATCTCGCCGGAACGGAAATGACGAATCAGCCAACGACGCTGATTTGCAAGATATTTTTCGCGCGATGCGTCAGGCTGTCGCCAGGGTATACCAACTACAACTTTACGGCGTGGTCTTGATAAAACCGCACTCGATCCCGAAGACTTCTAGCGGCAAAATCCAACGGCAGGCAACACGAGCGGCTTTCTTGGCCGGGGAGTTGGATAAGGTCGGGGAAAGTTTTTCGCGGGAAATTTCAACAACGATTGACCTGGAAGAAGGGGCCGATCTTTTGCCGGCAGAATGGCCCCAAACAGATGATGCAAGCGACCGTCGACCCCTCATAGAACACTTTTTGCAACAGCGGATAGCCCAAACGTTGCAAATCAATCCTACACAAATTGATATACGCCGTCCCCTTAACGAACTGGGCCTTGATTCACTTTCGGCTATTACCCTGGAACACGAAATTGAGACGGTTTTCAAGGTGGCTTTGCCAGAGACCACCCTTTTGCAAGGAACGAGTATTAGCGAACTTGCCGGGCGGATTGCGACAGGAACGGAACCGGCGACCCTGGCGGCGTCCGTGAGGACCCCAACAGATCTCTTCCCAGAGAACGGTTACCCACTAACGTATGGGCAAAAAGGTATCTGGTTTTTGCACCAGCTTTCCCCGGAGAGCGCCGCCTATCACATCGTCTGCGCCGCCCGTATTCTTTCTGTTTTAGATATGCCGGCATTTCATCGTGCTTTTTACCTTCTGGCACAGCGTCACCCTGCCTTGCGCACCACCTTTTTAACTCTGGCAGGCGAGCCTGTTCAGCAAGTCCAGGCCCGCATGGAATTGGATTTCCAGGTAGAAGATGCGTCAGCCTGGAATGAAGCGGACCTGCAACAAGCGCTGATGGCCGCTTCCCAACGCCCCTTCGATTTGCAACAAGCGCCATTATGGCGAGTCCATTTGTTCCAACGAGCCGAGCGCGAAACCATACTCCTGTTCGTCATCCATCATATCGTGGCTGATTTTTGGTCGCTGGCCGTACTTATCCACGAGTTGGGTGAATTGTATGCGGCTGAACAAGGAAACATGCCCATGCCGCCCCCCCCAGACAGGCTGCAATATACTGATTATGCCCGCTGGCAAAATGAGCGCCTAAATGGATCGGAAGGATTGCGATTGTGGGCCTACTGGCAACAACAGCTACAGGGGGCACTCCCACTCCTCAACATGCCCGGCGACTACCGACGACCGGCTATCCAGACTTTTCGCGGTCGGGTTAAAACTATCCGGTTGAACCAGGAATTATCACGAAAAATAACAACGCTGGGCCGCTCCCAAGGGGCTACTTTATACATGACCCTGTTGGCGGCCTACCTGGTACTCTTGCATCGTTATACCGGCCAGGATGAAGTTATCGTGGGTTCGGCCGTGGCGGGTAGAAATCGGGCCGCTTTCACAAAACTGGTCGGCTACTTCACCAACAGCATCGCCATACGCTCAAAACTTGCCGGCAATCCCCCCTTCCTGGCTTTTCTGGAACAGGTGCGGCAGACAGTGTTGGCCGCGTTTGCCCACCAGGAATATCCCCTCCAATTACTGGTTGAGCGGTTACGCCTCGATCGCGATACCAGCCGCTCTCCCCTGTTTCAAACTATGTTCTTCCTGCAAAAGTCGCCACTGCCGGAAATGCCGCGGTTAGCTGCTTTTGCGCTGGGCGAAGCGGGCGCCCCATTGAATCTCAATGGGTTACTGCTAGAAACGGTGGCGCTCGAAAAACACACGTCCCAGTTCGATTTGGCTCTCAGTGCCGCTGATTTGCCTGGGGGATTGCGGATTGCCTGTGAATATAACAGCGACCTGTTTACGGCAGAGTATATTGACAACCTGCTAAGGCATTATCAAGTCCTGTTGGAAAGCATTGTCAACCAACCTGTCCAGCGGATTCTGTTGTTGCCGATGCTGCCGGCGGAAGAAAGCCAACGACTGCTGCAAACGTGGAACAATACACGGACCAATCATGCCCCGCCATATTGTGTGCCCCGGCTATTTCTCCAACAGGCGGCGCAAACACCCGCGGCGACAGCCATCGTATTTGCGGATCAGCACCTGACCTATGCGGCCTTATCCCGCCGCGCGCATCGCGTAGCACGCTACCTGCGGAATCAGGGCGTGGGGCCAGAAACGGTTGTGGGCATCTACCTGGAGCGCTCTGTAGAAATGATAACGGGCTTGTTGGGCATTTTGCTGGCAGGCGGGGCTTACCTCCCCCTGGACCCCACCCATCCCCCACAACGCCTAAATTTTGTGCTGCAAGATGCGCAAGCAGCCTGGTTGCTAACGCAGCCATCTCTAAAGGGAAACTTGCCCGCCTATCAAGGAAAGGTCATTCTTATTGACGAGATTGGGGACAATGAGGACACGGCGGCGGATGGTGATTTATCGCAAAGCATTAGCGAAGATAACCTGGCGTACGTGATCTATACATCCGGCTCCACAGGCCAACCCAAAGGGGTGCAGGTTACGCACCGGGCACTAACCAACTTTTTGCAGTCCATGCGCGTGCGCCCGGGTTTGCAGCCAGACGACGTTCTACTATCCGTGACGTCGCTGTCTTTTGATATTGCCGGCATGGAGCTTTTCTTGCCCCTCATCGTTGGGGCCACGTGCGTTTTAGCGCAAGCTGATGAAGTCGTTGATGGGTCTCGCCTGGCGGCGGCCATACATCGCCGCGGCGCCACGGTCATGCAAGCAACGCCAGCCACCTGGCAGCTTTTATTAGAGGCGCGCTGGTCGGGAAGCAAACAATTGAAAATCCTGTGCGGGGGAGAGGCTTTATCGCGCGACCTGGCAAATCGTCTGGCCGGTTCCGGCAGCGCCTTGTGGAATATGTACGGTCCAACCGAGACGACAATTTGGTCAACGACTGATACCGTAGAAATAGGAGAAGGGCCGGTATTTATTGGTTCTCCCATTGATAACACACAAATTTACCTTTTAGATAACCAGTTGAATCTAACGCCCGTGGGTGTACCTGGTAATTTATATATTGGGGGCGCCGGTCTGGCACGGGGGTACATCCGCCGTCCATCCCTGACCGCGGAGCAATTCATCCCCAACCCATTTAGCCAGACCCCTGGCGAGCGCTTATATCACACAGGCGACATAGCCCGTTATCGCACCGATGGAAGCATTGAGTTTCTGGGACGGATCGACCATCAGGTTAAGGTGCGCGGTTATCGCATTGAACTGGCGGAAATCGAAGCCGCGTTGCATCACGAGCCGACAGTGCGGGACGCAGTCGTTGTCGCCCATGACGATGGCACAGGCAGCAAACGGTTAGTGGCTTATGTCATTCTCGCCGCGGACAAAGATAAGGCACATGTAGC